From a single Silene latifolia isolate original U9 population chromosome 6, ASM4854445v1, whole genome shotgun sequence genomic region:
- the LOC141658521 gene encoding transcription factor bHLH14-like — MDENFTISSSTSSSSKAPKPQEFQFPSILLSNLQFLLQTQPFWWNYAILWQTTHNINNNTETLSLIWAEGHFHAFQSPSTKPTKKPIIFDEEGSSMDDMVTDVEWFYMSSPTRAHPIKQGGVLAKAYATGALVWLSGPGSLASYNCDRVKEAGSHGLETLVIIPVSNGVLELGSVDSIYENWDLVQQVNNLFGSLSVPDMGYTRPNFVNNCDLQSHLSLSETCDSDRLLIPEKTAKRRGRRRSGTLPVTVNHVEAERQRRDKMNSRFYALRSVVPYVSKMDKASLLGDAVAYINELKSKVESLESKLQTKKECTSNSDNCTSTLLKNMKMINVPSENYRKEMTATIPTEVNVRILGSEAMIRVQCENINHPSARLMDLFKELNLQVQHATISTIGELMIQDVLISNVPTEIWSSDELKNVIFGRLTM; from the coding sequence ATGGACGAGAATTTCACAATTTCATCCTCAACTTCATCATCATCCAAGGCCCCAAAACCCCAAGAATTCCAATTCCCATCAATATTACTATCAAATTTACAATTCTTACTTCAAACTCAACCATTTTGGTGGAATTACGCCATTTTATGGCAAACAactcacaacatcaacaacaatacCGAAACTCTTAGCTTAATTTGGGCTGAGGGTCATTTCCACGCCTTCCAAAGCCCATCTACCAAGCCCACTAAGAAGCCGATTATCTTCGACGAAGAAGGTTCTTCAATGGATGACATGGTGACCGATGTGGAATGGTTTTACATGTCTTCACCTACTAGGGCACACCCTATAAAACAAGGTGGTGTACTTGCTAAGGCTTACGCTACTGGGGCCTTAGTTTGGTTAAGTGGACCGGGTTCACTAGCCTCGTATAATTGTGACCGCGTGAAAGAAGCCGGTTCACATGGGCTTGAGACTCTTGTTATTATACCTGTGTCCAATGGTGTTCTCGAGCTGGGTTCTGTTGACTCGATCTATGAGAATTGGGATTTGGTTCAGCAAGTTAATAATCTTTTTGGGTCGTTGAGTGTTCCCGATATGGGCTACACTCGGCCTAATTTTGTCAATAATTGTGACCTACAGAGTCATTTGAGCCTATCAGAGACGTGTGACTCAGACAGGCTCCTGATTCCTGAGAAAACGGCGAAGAGAAGAGGGAGACGTCGTAGTGGGACTCTCCCTGTCACAGTCAATCATGTGGAGGCGGAGAGACAAAGGAGAGACAAAATGAATAGTCGATTTTATGCCCTACGGTCCGTTGTCCCATATGTGTCCAAAATGGACAAGGCGTCACTATTAGGTGACGCCGTGGCATATATCAATGAATTAAAAAGTAAAGTAGAAAGCTTAGAGTCAAAACTTCAAACAAAGAAGGAGTGTACTAGTAATAGTGACAATTGCACGAGTACGCTTTTAAAAAACATGAAAATGATTAACGTGCCTAGTGAAAATTACCGTAAAGAAATGACTGCGACAATTCCAACGGAAGTTAATGTTAGGATTTTGGGTAGTGAGGCTATGATTAGGGTTCAATGTGAGAATATTAATCACCCTTCCGCAAGATTAATGGATTTGTTTAAGGAGCTTAATTTGCAAGTTCAACATGCTACAATTTCTACAATAGGAGAGCTAATGATTCAAGATGTTTTGATTTCTAACGTTCCAACGGAGATATGGAGTTCGGATGAATTGAAAAATGTAATCTTTGGAAGATTAACGATGTAG